Part of the Xanthomonas sp. SI genome is shown below.
CGACCGCATCGGCGGCTGGCCGCTGCTGCGCGACATGGGCGATCACTTCCTGATCGTGATGCGCAAGCGCTGACCGATGCGCACGCCTTCCGCCACCGCCGAGACCTGCCTGCACGGCGCGCGCCTGGCCACGCCGGCCGGCGCGGTGCGCGCCTCGCTGGCGTTGCGCGGCGCACGCATCGCCGCCGCGCCGGCCACCGCGGCGTACCGGATCGCGGTGCACGGGCACCTGGTGTTTCCGGGGCTGATCAATGCGCACGAGCACCTGCAGGTCAACGCGGTGCCGCCGCTGCCGCAGACCGCGCCGTTCGCCAACAGCTACGCGTGGATCGAGGCATTCGCTGCGCATTTCCGCGACCCCGCTGTCGTCGCCGCGCTGCAACTGCCGAAAGCGTTGCGCCTGCGCCACGGCGCGCTGAAGAACCTGCTCGCCGGCGTCACCTGCGTCGCCCACCACGATCCGTGGCATGCCGAGCTGGACGCGGCGGACTTCCCGGTCGTGCTGCTGCGCGAGTTCGGCTGGAGCTACGCTTTGCACGGCCCCGACTACGGCCCGCCGCTGGCGCAGAGCTTCGCCGCGACCGCCGCCGACCGCCCGTGGATGATCCACCTGGCCGAGGGCACCGATGCGGTCGCCGCCGGCGAACTGGCCGAACTGGACCGGCGCGGCTGCCTGGCCGCCAACAGCGTGCTGATCCACGGCGTGGGCCTGAGCGCGGCCGACGTCGAGCGCGTGCTCGCCTGCGGCGCCGCCGTGGTGTGGTGCCCGTCGAGCAACCTGGCGCTGCTGGGGCGCACGCTGGATCCACGCCGGCTGTACGCGGGCGGGCGCCTGGCGCTGGGCAGCGATTCGCGCCTGAGCGGCGCGCGCGACCTGCTCGAGGAACTGCAGGTGGCCGCCGCCAACGGCGTGGATGCAGGGCAAGCGCTGGCGCTGGCGACCACCGCCGCAGCGCGCATCCTGCGCCTGCCCGGACGCGGCAGTCTCGCGGTTGGCACCGCCGCGGATCTGCTCATCGTCGGCGACCGCGGCGGCGATCCGGCGCATAGCCTGGTCGGGCTGGCGCGCAGCGAACTGCGTGCGGTGGTGCGCGATGGACGCCCGCGCATCGCCGATCCCGATTTCGCCGACTGGTTCGAGGCCACCGGCGTGGCGGCGGTGCCGGTCACGCTGGACGGCGTACCGAAGCTGCTGGCCGCCGAGCTGGCCGACCCCGCGCTGCTCGCGCTCGAACCCGGGCTGGAGCTGCAGGGCGATGCGCTTCGTGCGGCCGAGCCGTCCGCTCTGCAGGCGCGCCGCGCATGAGCGCCGTGCCGATCCTGGACCCGTTCGAGGCCTATGCGCTGTGGGCGGCGAGCTATCCGGCGCATGCCCACAACCCGGTGATGCAGGCCGAGCAGCGCGCCATGCTGGCACTGCTGCCGCCCGCGCTGCACGGCCAGCGCGTGCTCGATGCCGGCTGCGGCAGCGGACGCTATCTGTTGCATGCGCTGCAGCGCCACGCCGCGCACGCCACTGGCGTGGACCTGTCGCCGCAGATGCTCGGTCGCGCCGCGCGCGAACTGGATGCGGCCGGCGCCGGCAATCGCTACACGCTGCGCGAAGGCAGCCTGGACGCGCTGCCGGTAGCCGATGCCGAGGCCGACCTGAGCATCTGCGCCCTGGCCGTCGGGCATCTGCCGCAGTTGCAGCCGGCGCTGGCCGAACTGCACCGCGCCACCCGCCCGGGCGGCAGCGTGCTGTGCAGCGACGTGCACCCGATCGGCCACGCGCTGGGATGGAAGCGCGATTTCAAGGCCGCTGGCCAGCGCTACGCCGTGCGCCATACCCAGCACCTCTACAGCCACTGGCATGCGGCCTGCGCCGCGCTCGGGCTGGCGATCGAGGCGGTACGCGAACCGATGCTCGACCCTGCCGACATTCCCGCCGGCGCGCACTTCGATCCTGCCGCGCTGCAGGTTCCGGTGGCGCTGGTGTTCCGGCTGCGGCGCCTGCCGTGAGCCTCGCCTTGCGGTCTTCTCCCATGCCTTCCACACCGAACACGCTGCTGGTCAATCCGACCATCACCTCGCGCGGCAACGCCCGCTTCCCGCTGGCGCTGCTGAACCTGGCCGCGGCGCTGGACCGCAGCGGCGACAGCCGCATCATCGACGGCAACGTCGATCGCGGCTTCATCGACAGCGCGCTGCAGGCGTTGCAGGAACAACGCTACGACGCGGTCGGCATCAGCGTCATGGGTGGGCCGCAGATCGCGCCCTCGATCGCGCTGTCCACGGCGATCCGCGAACGCTTCCCGGCCATGCCGATCGTCTGGGGCGGCTATTTCCCGACCCTGTACACCGACACCGCGCTGAGCGCGCCGTACGTGGACTACGCGATCCGCGCGCAGGGCGAGGACACGCTGCCGGAACTGGTCGCGGCGTTGCGCGGCGAGGGCCCCGGCCTGGCGCAGATCGACGGACTGTCGTGGAAGCAGGACGGCGCGATCGTGCACAACCGCAATCGCGGCTTCAGCCGCGGCGAGGCGGCGCCGGCGCTTCCTTACGCGAAGCTCGGCGATCCGCGCCAGTACCTGGGCCGCAGCTTCCTCGGCCGCCGCACCGCCTCGCACCAGGCCGCGCTCGGCTGCCGTTTCCGCTGCACCTTCTGCGGCGTGGCGGCGATGTTCGGCGGCGCCACCGCACTGCCCACCGCGGCGCGGCTGGAGCGCGAGCTGCGCTACCTGAAAGAGGAACTGGGCGCCGATTCTATCCAGTTCTTCGACCACAACTTCTTCGACCGCGAGGCGGAGATGATCCCGCTGCTGGAGGTCATGGCCAAGCTGGAGATGCCGTGGTGGTGCTATGCGCGCGCCGACGCGCTGCTCAACCTGTCCGAGAGCACCTGGAAGCTGGTGCGCAAGAGCCGGCTGCGCATGGCCTATATCGGCGCCGAATCGCCGAGCGGGGCGATGCTCAAGGAAATCCGCAAGGGCACGCGCCCGGACCAGACCCTGGAGGTGGCCGAGCTGTGCCGGCGCAACGGGGTGATCCCGGAG
Proteins encoded:
- a CDS encoding amidohydrolase family protein, with the protein product MRTPSATAETCLHGARLATPAGAVRASLALRGARIAAAPATAAYRIAVHGHLVFPGLINAHEHLQVNAVPPLPQTAPFANSYAWIEAFAAHFRDPAVVAALQLPKALRLRHGALKNLLAGVTCVAHHDPWHAELDAADFPVVLLREFGWSYALHGPDYGPPLAQSFAATAADRPWMIHLAEGTDAVAAGELAELDRRGCLAANSVLIHGVGLSAADVERVLACGAAVVWCPSSNLALLGRTLDPRRLYAGGRLALGSDSRLSGARDLLEELQVAAANGVDAGQALALATTAAARILRLPGRGSLAVGTAADLLIVGDRGGDPAHSLVGLARSELRAVVRDGRPRIADPDFADWFEATGVAAVPVTLDGVPKLLAAELADPALLALEPGLELQGDALRAAEPSALQARRA
- a CDS encoding class I SAM-dependent methyltransferase, giving the protein MSAVPILDPFEAYALWAASYPAHAHNPVMQAEQRAMLALLPPALHGQRVLDAGCGSGRYLLHALQRHAAHATGVDLSPQMLGRAARELDAAGAGNRYTLREGSLDALPVADAEADLSICALAVGHLPQLQPALAELHRATRPGGSVLCSDVHPIGHALGWKRDFKAAGQRYAVRHTQHLYSHWHAACAALGLAIEAVREPMLDPADIPAGAHFDPAALQVPVALVFRLRRLP
- a CDS encoding radical SAM protein codes for the protein MPSTPNTLLVNPTITSRGNARFPLALLNLAAALDRSGDSRIIDGNVDRGFIDSALQALQEQRYDAVGISVMGGPQIAPSIALSTAIRERFPAMPIVWGGYFPTLYTDTALSAPYVDYAIRAQGEDTLPELVAALRGEGPGLAQIDGLSWKQDGAIVHNRNRGFSRGEAAPALPYAKLGDPRQYLGRSFLGRRTASHQAALGCRFRCTFCGVAAMFGGATALPTAARLERELRYLKEELGADSIQFFDHNFFDREAEMIPLLEVMAKLEMPWWCYARADALLNLSESTWKLVRKSRLRMAYIGAESPSGAMLKEIRKGTRPDQTLEVAELCRRNGVIPELSFMVAPPQDTVHETEQTFEFIRELKQINPQSEIIVYVYTPLPEASRHEKDRGKRASMPLRDLHGAPVEFPRTPEEWTQPQWVDYACHADAPWLDDALRQRIRDFVTVLGCRYPTAQDLRSPRWAKRGLSAMAAWRYRYRRYDRPWELNLANWLVRLRRPQVSGI